One window of Triticum dicoccoides isolate Atlit2015 ecotype Zavitan chromosome 5A, WEW_v2.0, whole genome shotgun sequence genomic DNA carries:
- the LOC119302383 gene encoding transcription factor LHW-like, with product MAVGEALRRLCEEVGWSYAVFWKAIGAADPVHLVWEDGYCGHASCPTGSEAFEVGCESGGTVCTLVRKVMASQVHVVGEGTIGHAAFTGSHQWIIHDTANDHRLRSEVAAEMNYQFRAGIQTIAIIPVLPRGVLQLGSTSVVMENTTYVLQYKKLCSQLNNRSSMVASTSAKNDSSQKVQSRSSHGLLSVYPTDGCSKAFSGSPATYEQCYVPDATAVSSSASVNIGRKASLLKVAQRNGEAIRDHSLYAPDVRFRRQTPYCDRRVESTTQSSVVSSDFLSSTSTSAEKHPLLMNDGQLGMGNMEEASDTRNLLLKSLAFRNLPPSHGGGEVLDFLNSHGNFDFLPEGNSIVKSNFHDCSASQLLDQRCNSTSGMIGHKPAISYKTPQSAQFIMRMGSPKRNSCHVVAAPSSGSEVQTSSEFKTDISQDNQVDISDRVYQNRKAKEVNDSSFAVRIQGLKNMDRQKLPDVSSERSSSLLVDPTAGNDLFDIFGAEFPHLCRNVDGDSTWNTAKPASSGKDALESSVYLDTSPVFGALDDEFPFSGIFSLTDSDQLLDAVISSVNPGGKQISGDSASCRTSLTDMPSSSYCGSKVMKQHESSGAPPLLVKDELAVSNFVKQPSFLEKTEDGCLSQNNGMHKSQLRLWIESGHNMKCESVSASNSKGHDTPNKANRKRSRPGESSKPRPKDRQLIQDRIKELRELVPNGAKCSIDALLEKTIKHMVFLQSVTKHADNLKDSNESKILSGDNGPLWKDYFEGGATWAFNVGSQSMTCPIIVEDLDRPRQMLVEMICDDRGIFLEIADFIKGLGLTILRGVMEARKNKIWARFTVEANRDVTRMEIFLSLVRLLEPSCDGSGSGENQENGKMPLEIAQHQIIPATGHLR from the exons ATGGCGGTGGGGGAGGCGCTGCGGCGGCTCTGCGAGGAGGTCGGGTGGTCTTACGCCGTCTTCTGGAAGGCCATCGGCGCTGCTGACCCCGT GCATCTAGTGTGGGAGGATGGCTACTGTGGCCACGCATCTTGTCCAACTGGATCTGAGGCTTTTGAGGTTGGCTGTGAATCAGGTGGCACTGTGTGCACCCTAGTTAGGAAGGTTATGGCATCGCAGGTTCATGTTGTTGGAGAAGG TACCATCGGCCATGCTGCTTTTACTGGGAGTCATCAGTGGATTATCCATGATACTGCCAATGATCACAGGCTCAGATCCGAG GTTGCTGCTGAGATGAACTATCAGTTCAGAGCTGGCATTCAG ACTATTGCAATAATTCCTGTGTTACCACGTGGTGTACTACAGCTAGGCTCTACTAGTGTG GTTATGGAAAATACAACTTATGTGCTTCAGTATAAGAAGCTGTGTTCTCAGTTAAACAATCGATCAAGTATGGTTGCATCTACTTCAGCTAAAAATGATTCTAGCCAGAAGGTCCAGTCACGCTCTTCACATGGTCTTCTGAGTGTCTACCCTACAGATGGTTGCTCAAAAGCCTTCAGTGGTTCTCCAGCGACTTATGAACAATGCTATGTTCCTGATGCGACGGCAGTGTCAAGTAGTGCATCAGTAAACATAGGGAGAAAAGCTTCCTTGCTTAAGGTGGCACAGAGAAATGGTGAAGCTATCAGAGACCACAGTTTATATGCTCCTGATGTGAGGTTCAGACGACAAACTCCTTACTGTGACCGGAGAGTTGAAAGCACCACACAAAGCAGTGTGGTTAGCTCAGATTTTCTCTCTTCTACCTCAACATCAGCAGAAAAGCATCCACTGTTGATGAATGATGGACAATTGGGAATGGGAAACATGGAAGAGGCGTCTGATACCAGAAATCTTCTGCTAAAATCTCTTGCATTCCGGAACCTGCCTCCATCCCATGGAGGGGGTGAGGTGTTAGATTTTCTAAACAGTCATGGAAACTTTGATTTTCTCCCTGAAGGTAATAGCATAGTCAAGTCTAACTTCCATGACTGCTCAGCAAGTCAACTATTAGACCAAAGATGTAACTCTACTTCTGGGATGATAGGGCACAAACCGGCTATTTCATATAAAACCCCCCAATCTGCTCAATTCATTATGAGAATGGGGAGTCCCAAAAGAAACTCATGTCATGTTGTTGCAGCTCCATCCTCTGGCTCCGAAGTTCAAACTTCTAGTGAATTTAAAACAGACATTTCTCAAGATAATCAAGTGGATATTTCGGATCGTGTTTACCAAAACAGAAAGGCTAAAGAAGTAAATGACTCCAGTTTTGCTGTAAGAATACAAGGTTTGAAGAATATGGATCGGCAGAAGCTCCCAGACGTTTCAAGTGAGCGATCTTCCTCACTTCTTGTGGATCCAACTGCAGGAAATGATTTGTTTGATATATTTGGTGCTGAATTTCCTCATCTGTGCCGCAATGTGGATGGCGATTCGACCTGGAACACTGCAAAACCGGCTAGCTCAGGAAAAGATGCACTTGAATCCTCAGTTTATCTCGATACCTCTCCAGTATTTGGTGCACTGGACGATGAGTTCCCCTTTTCTGGAATCTTCTCACTAACTGATAGTGACCAATTATTGGACGCAGTTATCTCCAGTGTCAATCCTGGTGGCAAGCAGATCTCTGGTGACAGTGCCTCTTGCAGGACTTCATTGACAGACATGCCTAGCAGCTCTTATTGTGGCTCAAAAGTGATGAAGCAACACGAATCATCTGGTGCTCCTCCTTTGCTAGTCAAGGATGAGTTGGCTGTATCAAATTTTGTTAAACAACCAAGTTTCCTAGAGAAGACCGAGGATGGTTGTCTTTCCCAAAACAATGGAATGCACAAATCTCAGTTACGCCTTTGGATCGAGAGTGGACATAACATGAAGTGTGAAAGCGTGTCAGCCTCAAACAGCAAAGGTCATGATACACCAAACAAGGCAAATCGAAAGAGATCTCGACCAGGAGAGAGTTCTAAGCCCCGGCCAAAAGACCGTCAGCTTATTCAGGATCGTATAAAGGAGCTCCGGGAACTTGTACCTAATGGTGCAAAG TGTAGCATTGATGCTTTACTGGAAAAGACCATCAAGCACATGGTTTTCTTGCAGAGTGTGACAAAGCATGCTGACAATCTCAAAGATTCTAATGAATCTAAG ATACTTAGCGGTGACAATGGTCCTCTTTGGAAAGACTACTTTGAGGGTGGTGCAACTTGGGCCTTCAACGTCGGCAGTCAATCTATGACATGCCCAATCATAGTTGAGGATCTTGACCGGCCTCGTCAGATGCTTGTGGAG ATGATTTGTGATGACAGAGGAATCTTCCTGGAAATAGCCGACTTTATCAAAGGTCTTGGACTAACCATCTTGAGGGGTGTGATGGAAGCACGCAAAAATAAAATCTGGGCACGATTCACTGTTGAG GCCAACAGGGACGTGACTAGAATGGAGATTTTCCTCTCACTCGTGCGCTTGTTGGAACCCAGTTGTGATGGGAGTGGATCAGGAGAGAACCAAGAAAATGGAAAAATGCCTCTTGAGATTGCGCAGCACCAGATTATCCCAGCGACAGGCCACCTTAGATGA